TCGCAGGCGACGTGCTCACGCGCTGGCACCGTCAGCGCGGCGAGAAGGTGTGGTACCTCACCGGCACGGACGAGCACGGTCAGAAGATCATGCGCACGGCCGAGGCGAACGACGTCACGCCCCAGGCCTGGTGCGACAAGCTCGTCGAGGAGGCCTGGAAGCCCCTCTGGGAGCACCTGAACATCGCGAACGACGACTTCATCCGCACCACGCAGAAGCGTCACACCGACCGCGTCCAGGAGTTCGTGCAGGACCTGTACGACAAGGACGAGATCTACAAGGGCGGCTACGAGGGCCCGTACTGCGTGGGCTGCGAGGAGTACAAGCTCCCCGGCGACCTCATCGAGGCCGAGGACGGCACCAAGCTGTGCGCCGTCCACAAGAAGCCGGTGGAGATCCTCAAGGAGGAGAACTACTTCTTCAAGCTGAGCGAGTACGGCCCGAAGCTCCTGGAGTTCTACGAGGCCAACCCGGGCTTCATCCAGCCGGAGTCGGCCCGCAACGAGGTCGTGAACTTCGTCAAGCAGGGCCTGGAGGACCTCTCCATCTCGCGTTCGACCTTCGACTGGGGCGTCCCGGTGCCGTGGGACGAGAAGCACGTCATCTACGTGTGGATCGACGCGCTGCTCAACTACGCGACGGCCGTCGGCTACAACGAGAACCCGGCGAAGTTCGACGAGACCTTCCCTGCGAACGTCCACCTCATCGGCAAGGACATCCTGCGCTTCCACGCGGTGATCTGGCCGGCGATGCTGATGGCGCAGGGCCTGCCGGTCCCGGGCCGGGTGGCGGCCAACGGCTGGCTGATGGTCGGCGGCGAGAAGATGTCGAAGTCGAACCTGACCGGCATCAAGCCGCAGGACCTGACCTCGCACTTCGGCGTGGACGCGTACCGCTGGTACTTCCTGCGCGCGATCGCGTTCGGCCAGGACGGTTCGTTCTCGTGGGAGGACTTCTCCGCCCGCTACACGTCCGAGCTGGCCAACGACTACGGCAACCTCGCGTCCCGCGTCGCGGCCATGGTCGGCAAGTACTTCGACGGTGCGCTGCCGGCCTCGACGGCCGACGGCGACGCGGAGAAGGCGATCCACGAGGGTCTGGCCAAGGCCGTCGCGACGGCCGACGCGAAGATCGGCGAGGAGCTGGAC
This sequence is a window from Streptomyces sp. NBC_00691. Protein-coding genes within it:
- the metG gene encoding methionine--tRNA ligase, producing MAATGSEKSGGEDVKSFYVTTPIYYVNDAPHLGHAYTTVAGDVLTRWHRQRGEKVWYLTGTDEHGQKIMRTAEANDVTPQAWCDKLVEEAWKPLWEHLNIANDDFIRTTQKRHTDRVQEFVQDLYDKDEIYKGGYEGPYCVGCEEYKLPGDLIEAEDGTKLCAVHKKPVEILKEENYFFKLSEYGPKLLEFYEANPGFIQPESARNEVVNFVKQGLEDLSISRSTFDWGVPVPWDEKHVIYVWIDALLNYATAVGYNENPAKFDETFPANVHLIGKDILRFHAVIWPAMLMAQGLPVPGRVAANGWLMVGGEKMSKSNLTGIKPQDLTSHFGVDAYRWYFLRAIAFGQDGSFSWEDFSARYTSELANDYGNLASRVAAMVGKYFDGALPASTADGDAEKAIHEGLAKAVATADAKIGEELDFQGGILAIFDFVKQVNGYITEQEPWKVAKDESEEGRARLATILYTAAESLRAVAVLLNPIMPETSQALWESLGAEVSLGALATQPVQSSGTWGQLPAGSTVTKGAVLFPRLEEKKD